One part of the Pandoraea faecigallinarum genome encodes these proteins:
- a CDS encoding integrase core domain-containing protein yields the protein MVLWQDAHADFPRFSLARQGETHSSFSCRGRLILPTTSQIKSQLIHLNVHEFVTLYDLREKMTAWQHDYNHHRPHSSLGHLTPSEFVQKWSVQPKEAAPLQF from the coding sequence ATGGTGCTATGGCAAGACGCCCATGCAGACTTTCCTCGATTCTCTCTCGCTCGCCAAGGAGAAACTCATTCCTCATTCAGCTGCCGTGGCCGCTTAATCCTTCCGACTACCTCTCAGATCAAGTCTCAGCTAATACACCTTAACGTGCATGAATTCGTCACGCTATACGACCTCCGAGAAAAAATGACGGCTTGGCAGCACGACTACAACCATCATCGTCCCCACAGCTCGCTCGGCCATCTGACCCCAAGCGAGTTCGTCCAAAAGTGGTCAGTACAACCCAAAGAGGCAGCCCCTCTCCAGTTTTAA
- a CDS encoding type II toxin-antitoxin system MqsA family antitoxin — MKCPVCGAAELIHDTRDLPYTYKGETTMIPALTADFCPACDESITDMAEAERVMREMRAFHRQVNAAIVDPAFIVKVRKKLDLGQREAAEIFGGGINAFSRYENGKTKPPLALVKLFKLLDRHPDLLHELRTA, encoded by the coding sequence ATGAAATGTCCGGTTTGCGGCGCGGCGGAACTGATCCATGACACCCGCGACCTGCCCTACACCTACAAGGGCGAAACCACGATGATTCCTGCGTTGACGGCTGACTTTTGCCCCGCCTGCGATGAGTCCATCACCGACATGGCCGAAGCCGAGCGCGTCATGCGTGAAATGCGGGCGTTCCACAGACAGGTGAACGCGGCTATCGTTGACCCCGCCTTCATCGTCAAGGTGCGCAAAAAGCTCGACCTGGGACAGCGTGAGGCCGCCGAAATCTTCGGCGGCGGCATCAATGCCTTCTCGCGTTACGAGAACGGCAAGACGAAGCCCCCGCTGGCCTTGGTCAAGCTGTTCAAGCTGCTGGATCGGCACCCCGACCTGCTCCACGAGCTCAGAACCGCCTGA
- a CDS encoding type II toxin-antitoxin system MqsR family toxin — protein sequence MEKPTPHCKLPVGKTFIAAGKVRATHSARLGAAALSLELSDMLAVVRALTPADFFKSMATHADHTVWQDVCRPSTQAGDVYLKLTVIDDVLIVSFKEL from the coding sequence GTGGAGAAGCCTACCCCGCATTGCAAGTTGCCTGTAGGCAAAACCTTCATAGCAGCCGGCAAAGTCCGCGCAACCCATTCGGCCAGGCTTGGGGCCGCTGCCTTGAGTTTGGAGCTCTCCGACATGCTGGCTGTGGTGAGGGCACTCACGCCAGCGGACTTCTTCAAGAGCATGGCTACCCATGCCGACCACACGGTATGGCAGGACGTGTGCCGCCCCAGCACGCAAGCGGGCGACGTGTATCTGAAGCTGACGGTCATCGATGACGTGTTGATCGTGTCCTTCAAGGAGCTATGA
- a CDS encoding IS110 family transposase: MRIVGFDVSRSVAEIAYLEDGTLHAGGRTGLRRDELERFAEKLRATDHVVLEATGNTAAIVNVLRRHVARVAIANPLQVRLIAEARVKTDKIDAAVLAQLYASGFLPEVWMPDEHTLALRRQISRRSQLVRQRTRLKNEIHAVLAAHLIERCPATDLFGKKGRAWLGVQPLPLDERLGVEQRLRELDRLGEDLSEVEQALAQATIDDARLRVMLTITGVNTTVAIGLLSAIGDIERFPNPEKLVSYFGLNPSVYQSGPTPARHGHITKRGRSYARAMLVEAAWGATQAPGPLRAFFLRVRDRRGQQIAVVATARKLAVIVWYVLTRDEPFAWDRPALTAHKLRALELQAGMPAQHGSRKGSAAAYSLKSVRQQERAVAEQSERTYQRLFNRWKQSRPKSDSAPIRWPEART; the protein is encoded by the coding sequence ATGCGAATCGTGGGGTTTGATGTCTCGCGCTCAGTGGCCGAGATCGCGTACCTGGAGGATGGCACGCTTCATGCAGGCGGCCGCACCGGGTTGCGACGCGACGAACTGGAGCGTTTTGCCGAGAAGCTGCGCGCCACCGATCATGTGGTGCTCGAAGCAACCGGCAACACTGCCGCCATCGTCAACGTGCTTCGTCGGCACGTCGCGCGCGTGGCGATTGCCAATCCGCTGCAAGTTCGGCTGATCGCGGAGGCTCGCGTCAAGACGGACAAGATCGATGCAGCCGTACTGGCACAGCTGTATGCAAGCGGCTTTCTGCCGGAAGTATGGATGCCGGACGAGCACACGCTGGCGTTGCGTCGACAGATCTCGCGTCGTTCACAGCTGGTGCGGCAGCGCACGCGGCTGAAGAACGAGATTCATGCGGTTCTGGCCGCGCATCTGATCGAGCGATGCCCCGCCACCGATCTGTTTGGCAAGAAGGGGCGTGCCTGGCTCGGCGTTCAACCGCTTCCGTTGGACGAGCGACTCGGTGTTGAGCAGCGGCTGCGCGAACTGGACCGCCTCGGTGAGGATCTGAGCGAGGTGGAGCAAGCACTCGCGCAAGCGACCATCGACGACGCGCGATTGCGCGTGATGCTGACGATCACCGGCGTCAACACCACGGTAGCGATCGGGCTGCTATCTGCCATTGGCGACATCGAGCGGTTTCCGAATCCGGAGAAGCTGGTGAGCTACTTCGGGCTCAATCCGTCGGTCTATCAGTCCGGCCCGACACCGGCCAGGCACGGCCACATCACCAAGCGCGGGCGCTCTTACGCACGGGCGATGCTGGTCGAGGCTGCCTGGGGCGCCACGCAGGCGCCTGGGCCGCTGCGCGCCTTCTTCCTACGCGTGCGCGATCGCCGCGGCCAGCAAATCGCCGTCGTCGCGACCGCTCGCAAACTCGCAGTGATCGTATGGTATGTGCTGACACGCGACGAGCCGTTCGCGTGGGACCGTCCCGCGTTGACCGCACACAAGTTACGTGCGCTGGAACTGCAGGCTGGAATGCCGGCGCAGCATGGCTCGCGAAAAGGCTCGGCTGCCGCCTACAGTCTGAAGAGTGTCCGTCAGCAAGAGCGAGCCGTGGCTGAGCAGTCTGAGCGAACCTATCAAAGACTGTTTAACCGGTGGAAGCAGTCGCGCCCCAAATCAGACAGCGCGCCGATACGGTGGCCGGAAGCGCGGACATAG